The genomic DNA GTCTATGCAAAGCGGTTATCATGACGGTATCCGTTTTGGGGTATGATTGGCAAATCATTGATCATCGCCTGGAGTTGCTGAACACGTTCCCTAGACCTTGTTTAGACAATCCTCCACAGTATTCCAACCAGTTTACGAACTCTCTCATAGAAGAGTTCATCCCTTTTCAACCAGTTGCGAACTATAATGTGTAGTTGTGTATTGACCAGAGGGCATCTGGATAAAGATTACGTGTATCTTTCGAAAACCATTTATAATGCCACAATTCTCCGCTCTATCGATGGCTAAGGACTCAACTGTTTTGAAACCAATCCTGGTAACAGCATCGATAGCTATTGGATTAGCTTCGAGCTTTTTTGTTAGATATGTAGGGATCAATCTTTTAACGCCAGATAATTATGGCCAGATAGCAGTTTCTCTTTCTATTTTCAGCGTTGGGTCGATGCTATCCATGATTGGACTCCAAAAGGCCATAACATCAATTGTTGCCCAAAGTGAGATGGGAATTAGCGAGGTTCTTCGAGACTCACTATATATTTCTGTTGTCTCGTCGGCAGTCTTCCTTACTATTTCAGTTCCAGCAATTTATTTTGAGTTCCAGAATCGAGAAACTCTAACAGTGATAATCTTATTTTGTTTCTCTATACCATTTGCAAATATAATCCGAATTATCACATCAATACTTCAAGGTCAAAATAAAACCATAACAGCATCTTTCATCGAAAATATATTATTTCTCAGTGGCGGATATTTGGTTCTAGTTATATTGTTCGTATTTAGGCTTTCAGTCACTGACGCGGCGCTCGCCTGGATGATATATGTTTCTATTGCCAGTGTATTGATTTGTACATTTTATAGTAATCAGAAGCTGGAGGTTAGAGAATACTTACCCAGTTTGGATAATTCGAAAAGGATATTAGCTCTTTCGGTTCCATTAATGATCTCAGACGCTGCGTGGGAACTCATGATAAATAGTGATAACATCATACTGGGCATCTTGCTAGGATCTCGTCTCACCGGTATATATGACGGTATGTTCACGATTACGAGGGTATTGCTTGTATTTATTACCGCAGCAGGGTTCGTTTTTTTACCACGGTATGCAAGTGTATACTCAGATGGAAATGATCCGTCTCCACTCTATGTAAAGTATAGTAGAGGATTATTTATTGTATCTTTGCCAATATTTATAATATTAGTCACAAATTCGATTGAGATAATAGATCTCCTATATCCACAGGCATATAATTATGGAAACGAATCGCTCATCATATTATCCGTCGGAATATTTTCCCACACAGTTTTTGGCCTTAATGGATATGCGCTTATAGCGGAACAGAAGACGAGAGTTATAGCATTAGGAAATATTTTTGGTGCCTTTTTGAATATTACCCTGAATTTACTATTTATCCCTACGTTAGGGATTATCGGTGCAGCATTCGCATCGACAGCAGGATACCTTGCGACCAATATTATATTCTCAGCTTATATATTTAAAAGAGTAGACATAACAGTCTACCTTCGTTCTTTATTTGTTCCAGCAGTTCTTGGATGCATCGCCATCACTACTACTAAAATTATTAAGATTACAGCGAATATTGATGGGTACTTTTCACTCTTCAATAATATTTTAATTTTTGCTATAATATATTCTTTGCTTATTCTAAGATTTGGAATCTCTGAGAGCGAATTGGCCAAATTGTCATATTACGTAAAAAATAGGTTCTAAGGCACGGTCTAGTTAGCGCAGATTGAGGAACGAGCAGGTCGTTGAGTGTCTTGCCTAGAGATGCTCGCAGACCTGCTCGAGAAGGACTACAACGGGGAGTTAGATGAATATTGGGAGCGTGAGCGGACAGCGACGCCCGTCAGGGGGTTCGCCGTCTGGCTGCACGCGACTGGGTGTCCACTCAGAGAAACAGAAGCGATTCTCGCGGCTCTCGGCGTGGAACGTTCGCATCAGGCGATCTTTCAATGGTTCATCGAATGACTGACAGCAGTCCTGACCCGCCGACGGCGCAGCCGTCCCGGGTCGCGGTTGACGAGACTGCTGTCCGAATCAACGGCGACCTGTGTTGGGTAAACGCTGCAATCGACCTCGACACGAAGTTGATCCTCGATGCCCAGATCTTCAAGCGGCACGGCACCGATACAGCGGCTGCGTTCCTCCACAGACTCCGTGAAAACCACGACTGCACGAACACCACGTTTCTGGCGGATTCCTTCGGCTATCGGACTGCCTTCAATCGATTAGGGCTGAGCGGTCAGGTAGACTACACCGACCGAAACCTCATCGAAAAGTGGTTTCACACACTCAAACAGTGCATCGATTTCTCACTACGTGCAATACTACAACGAACAACGACCGCATCAAGCGCTCGACGGACGAACGCCGGCTGAAGAAGTGCTAAACTATAGTAGTCGGTAGAATTTTCTGCTCAGGGACAGTTGGAGTAGGTAGTGGACCATCTCGACGAGATCTCTGTCGAGGAACTGCAAGACGCCCTCGACAACGTGGACGGAAAGAAGCCGACACAACGGCTCCTGGCCGCGATTGCGTACAAGAACGGAGTCACGCAAACCGAGCTAGCGGAGTGGTACGACGTGCCGCGGCGAACGATCTACAGCTGGCTCAAGCGACTCGACACAGACGAGTCGCTTGAGCAGGCTGTGTCTGATGATAAACGAACTGGGAGAAAACGTAAGCTCTCAGGAGAACAACAAGAAGAATTCGAAGAAGCCGTTCACGACCCACCTGAAGCGGTCGGGGTTAACGCGCCGGCGTGGACGCCGGCGCTTGCCCAGGAATTTCTCGAAGACACGTACGACGTGGAGTACTCAATCCCGAGCTGTCGGCGGTTGTTGAAAGAGGCGGGATTGAGCTACCAGAAACCACGCCGTACAGCCGCCGAAGCTGACGCAGACGAACGAGACGAGTTTTACGACGAGTTCAAAAAAAGCGGCGGGAGATGGACGCCACCGTAGTCTGTATCGATCAAACCAAGAAATCCGTCCAGGTCGAGCCGCGTGCCGCGTGGTTTCCGCGCGGCACGCGGCCCTCGGTCGAACTTTCGGGCCAACGCGACTGGACGTGTTTGCTCGGTGCGATCACCGAGGACGGTGATCGCTTCTTCTCCCGATTCGAAGAGTACGTCACCGCCGAGCATGCGAAACATTTCATCTTAGCATTATGTGACGAATTCGAAGATGATTTGCTCATCGTCCTGGATGGAGCGCCGTACTTTCAGACGTCGGCCGTCACGGACCTCGCGGCCCGTGACGACCTCGCTTTCGTGACGCTCCCGTCGTATTCGCCGGAGCTAAA from Haloglomus litoreum includes the following:
- a CDS encoding polysaccharide biosynthesis C-terminal domain-containing protein, with the protein product MAKDSTVLKPILVTASIAIGLASSFFVRYVGINLLTPDNYGQIAVSLSIFSVGSMLSMIGLQKAITSIVAQSEMGISEVLRDSLYISVVSSAVFLTISVPAIYFEFQNRETLTVIILFCFSIPFANIIRIITSILQGQNKTITASFIENILFLSGGYLVLVILFVFRLSVTDAALAWMIYVSIASVLICTFYSNQKLEVREYLPSLDNSKRILALSVPLMISDAAWELMINSDNIILGILLGSRLTGIYDGMFTITRVLLVFITAAGFVFLPRYASVYSDGNDPSPLYVKYSRGLFIVSLPIFIILVTNSIEIIDLLYPQAYNYGNESLIILSVGIFSHTVFGLNGYALIAEQKTRVIALGNIFGAFLNITLNLLFIPTLGIIGAAFASTAGYLATNIIFSAYIFKRVDITVYLRSLFVPAVLGCIAITTTKIIKITANIDGYFSLFNNILIFAIIYSLLILRFGISESELAKLSYYVKNRF
- a CDS encoding IS630 family transposase (programmed frameshift), which produces MDHLDEISVEELQDALDNVDGKKPTQRLLAAIAYKNGVTQTELAEWYDVPRRTIYSWLKRLDTDESLEQAVSDDKRTGRKRKLSGEQQEEFEEAVHDPPEAVGVNAPAWTPALAQEFLEDTYDVEYSIPSCRRLLKEAGLSYQKPRRTAAEADADERDEFYDEFQKKRREMDATVVCIDQTKKSVQVEPRAAWFPRGTRPSVELSGQRDWTCLLGAITEDGDRFFSRFEEYVTAEHAKHFILALCDEFEDDLLIVLDGAPYFQTSAVTDLAARDDLAFVTLPSYSPELNPVEECWRQLQAALSNRFFDSLDELTTAIDTALDQLSVPKVSNYF